The following are from one region of the Dehalococcoidia bacterium genome:
- a CDS encoding Com family DNA-binding transcriptional regulator, producing MEEIRCVNCGKLLLLIREKPPPTEIEVKCPRCKTINQIST from the coding sequence GTGGAGGAGATCCGCTGTGTGAACTGCGGCAAACTGCTCCTATTGATTCGAGAGAAACCGCCGCCTACTGAGATTGAAGTGAAGTGCCCAAGGTGTAAGACGATAAATCAGATTTCTACGTGA